Proteins encoded by one window of Streptomyces sp. LX-29:
- a CDS encoding decaprenyl-phosphate phosphoribosyltransferase, whose amino-acid sequence MADRGRGRGTLLEEPPEPPSSLGVDAGVGRPGRLLGLLRTARPRQWVKNVLVVAAPAAAGELISAHVALRLALVFALFTAAASAVYLINDALDAEADRAHPEKCRRPVAAGQVPVSLAYAVGGALALAVPVVAAVTCNAATAGLLLAYVVMQLAYCVSLKHVLVVDLVVVTTGFLMRAMVGGVALGIPLSRWFLITTGFGALFMVAAKRYSEALLMARKVSPGGRGASRALLREYTTGYLCFVWQLAAGVAVLAYCLWALEAGAGAEDLLPWRQLSMIPFILAVLRYAVFADRGTAGAPEDVVLRDRPLAVIALAWLGLYGLAVTGL is encoded by the coding sequence ATGGCTGATCGGGGGCGTGGGCGGGGCACGTTGCTGGAGGAGCCGCCGGAGCCGCCCTCCTCGCTCGGGGTGGACGCAGGGGTCGGGCGGCCGGGGCGTCTGCTGGGCCTGCTCCGGACCGCCCGCCCCCGCCAGTGGGTCAAGAACGTGCTGGTCGTGGCCGCGCCGGCGGCGGCCGGAGAGCTGATCTCGGCGCATGTGGCGCTCCGGCTCGCGCTGGTGTTCGCGCTGTTCACGGCCGCCGCTTCCGCCGTCTATCTGATCAATGACGCGCTGGACGCCGAGGCCGACCGGGCGCACCCCGAGAAGTGCCGCCGCCCGGTCGCCGCCGGTCAGGTGCCGGTGTCGCTGGCGTACGCCGTGGGCGGGGCGTTGGCGCTGGCGGTGCCCGTCGTCGCGGCCGTGACCTGCAACGCGGCCACGGCGGGGCTGCTGCTCGCGTACGTCGTCATGCAGTTGGCCTACTGCGTGTCGCTCAAGCACGTCCTCGTCGTGGACCTGGTCGTCGTCACCACCGGGTTCCTGATGCGGGCCATGGTGGGAGGGGTGGCGCTCGGCATCCCGCTCTCCCGCTGGTTCCTGATCACCACCGGCTTCGGCGCGCTGTTCATGGTGGCCGCCAAGCGCTACAGCGAGGCGCTGCTGATGGCCCGGAAGGTGTCCCCGGGCGGCCGCGGCGCCTCGCGGGCGCTGCTGCGCGAGTACACCACCGGCTATCTGTGCTTCGTGTGGCAGCTCGCGGCCGGCGTCGCCGTCCTCGCGTACTGCCTGTGGGCGCTGGAGGCCGGCGCCGGCGCTGAGGACCTGCTGCCCTGGCGCCAGTTGTCCATGATCCCGTTCATTCTCGCGGTGTTGCGCTACGCGGTCTTCGCGGATCGCGGCACCGCCGGGGCCCCGGAGGACGTGGTGCTGCGCGACCGCCCGCTGGCCGTGATCGCGTTGGCGTGGCTGGGGCTGTACGGCCTGGCGGTGACCGGGCTATGA
- a CDS encoding GtrA family protein: MARARALLPELVGFAAAGAAAYVVDVVLFVWLRGPGGLGPLPAKALSFVAACSVAYAGNAAGTYRRRAPAGAHATRRAARFAVFCGINAAGAAVQLLCLVVSHYGLGLTSARADAVSGAGVGMALATCLRFWGTRTLVFRVRPGPGEVGRRDT; the protein is encoded by the coding sequence CTGGCGCGGGCGCGTGCCCTGCTGCCGGAGCTGGTGGGGTTCGCGGCCGCCGGGGCGGCGGCCTATGTGGTCGACGTGGTGCTCTTCGTCTGGTTGCGTGGGCCGGGTGGGCTGGGCCCGCTCCCGGCCAAGGCGCTGTCCTTCGTGGCGGCGTGCTCGGTGGCGTACGCCGGGAACGCGGCGGGCACCTACCGCCGGCGCGCCCCGGCCGGCGCCCACGCCACCCGTCGGGCGGCGCGGTTCGCGGTCTTCTGCGGCATCAACGCGGCGGGCGCCGCGGTGCAACTGCTGTGCCTGGTGGTGTCCCACTACGGGCTGGGGCTGACCTCCGCCCGCGCGGACGCCGTGTCAGGGGCGGGCGTGGGCATGGCGCTCGCCACCTGTCTGCGCTTCTGGGGGACTCGGACGTTGGTCTTCCGGGTGCGCCCGGGGCCGGGCGAGGTCGGTCGGCGGGACACATGA
- a CDS encoding YihY/virulence factor BrkB family protein, translating into MDWLKRVPGIGPAVTRVMRTHAWRSYEVLDRVHWTRLAAAITFISFLALFPLITVGAAIGAAVLSEERMHRLEAELAEQVPGISGQLDLSGLVDNAATVGIVAGALLLLAGISWVGSLRECLRAVWELDEDDENPVLRRLKDAGILVGLGGVALASFTVSAFTVTAVDWSAEQMGVDKGGWGAWLLRLAAFVAAVAADFLMMLYALTLLPGVQPPRRDLLQAALIGAVGFELLKLLLSGYLRDVAAKSMYGAFGVPIALLLWINFTAKLTLYCAAWTTVRRKYDVR; encoded by the coding sequence ATGGACTGGCTGAAGAGAGTCCCCGGGATCGGCCCGGCCGTCACCCGGGTGATGCGCACCCACGCGTGGCGTTCGTACGAGGTCCTGGACCGGGTGCACTGGACCCGGCTGGCGGCCGCGATCACCTTCATCAGCTTCCTGGCGCTGTTCCCGCTGATCACCGTGGGCGCGGCGATCGGCGCGGCGGTGCTCAGCGAGGAGCGCATGCACCGGCTGGAGGCCGAGCTCGCCGAGCAGGTCCCCGGCATCTCGGGCCAACTGGACCTGAGCGGGTTGGTGGACAACGCCGCGACGGTCGGCATCGTCGCGGGCGCCCTGCTGCTGCTCGCCGGCATCAGCTGGGTCGGCTCGCTGCGCGAGTGCCTACGGGCCGTGTGGGAGCTGGACGAGGACGACGAGAACCCCGTGCTGCGCAGGCTCAAGGACGCCGGCATCCTGGTCGGCCTCGGCGGGGTCGCCCTCGCCTCCTTCACGGTGTCCGCCTTCACCGTCACCGCCGTCGACTGGTCCGCCGAACAGATGGGCGTCGACAAGGGCGGCTGGGGCGCCTGGCTGCTCCGGCTGGCCGCCTTCGTGGCGGCGGTGGCAGCCGACTTCCTGATGATGCTCTACGCCCTCACCCTGCTCCCCGGCGTCCAGCCGCCCCGCCGCGACCTCCTCCAGGCCGCCCTGATCGGCGCCGTCGGCTTCGAACTGCTCAAGCTGCTGCTCAGCGGCTATCTGCGCGACGTCGCCGCCAAGAGCATGTACGGCGCCTTCGGCGTCCCCATCGCCCTCCTCCTTTGGATCAACTTCACGGCGAAGCTCACCCTCTACTGCGCGGCGTGGACCACGGTGCGACGCAAGTACGACGTACGGTGA
- a CDS encoding D-alanyl-D-alanine carboxypeptidase, producing MTSPTPRRVASARAAAAALTLSASVLLAAVPAHADEGPGGSRNTRTPEPKPPAEMSTVGGERLGRPGTQVALKPGAPALPKGLTGRSWLVADAESGEVLAAHNAHWRLAPASTLKMLFADTVLPRLPKDKNHKVALSDLEGIGEGSSMVGIKENHTYSVHDLWLGVFLKSGNDAVHVLSAMNGGKQKTVRDMQAHAKELNALDTHVVSPDGYDEKGQLSSAYDLTLFARSGLQKADFREYCGTATAKFPGEFKKDEKTKKVKKDKSGKPIRDSFEIQNTNRLLTGDYDMKPYKGIAGVKNGSTTHAGTTFTGVAQRGDRVLLVTVMNPGKKEHNEVYRETARLFDWGFKASGKVEPVGTLVAPGPEGLATAKHPGGSKPAEASVAATGSGSSGKWTAAGIAGGSLVALGAVAYGVRRRWPRRG from the coding sequence ATGACTTCCCCCACCCCCCGCCGGGTCGCCTCGGCCCGCGCCGCCGCCGCGGCTCTGACGCTCTCCGCCTCGGTGCTGCTGGCCGCCGTCCCCGCCCATGCCGACGAGGGCCCCGGGGGTTCCCGGAACACCAGGACGCCGGAGCCGAAGCCCCCGGCCGAGATGTCCACGGTGGGCGGCGAGCGGCTGGGCCGGCCCGGCACCCAGGTCGCCCTGAAGCCGGGTGCCCCGGCCCTGCCCAAGGGCCTCACCGGTCGCTCCTGGCTGGTCGCGGACGCCGAGTCGGGTGAGGTCCTGGCCGCCCACAACGCCCACTGGCGGCTGGCCCCGGCCTCCACCCTGAAGATGCTCTTCGCCGACACCGTCCTGCCCCGGCTCCCCAAGGACAAGAACCACAAGGTGGCGCTGTCCGACCTGGAGGGCATAGGCGAGGGCAGCAGCATGGTCGGGATCAAGGAGAACCACACCTACTCGGTGCACGACCTGTGGCTGGGCGTCTTCCTGAAGTCCGGCAACGACGCCGTGCACGTGCTGTCCGCCATGAACGGCGGCAAGCAGAAGACCGTCCGCGACATGCAGGCCCACGCCAAGGAGCTCAACGCCCTCGACACCCATGTCGTCAGCCCCGATGGCTACGACGAGAAGGGCCAGCTCAGCAGCGCCTACGACCTGACGCTGTTCGCCCGCTCGGGCCTCCAGAAGGCGGACTTCCGGGAGTACTGCGGGACGGCGACGGCGAAGTTCCCCGGCGAGTTCAAGAAGGACGAGAAGACCAAGAAGGTCAAGAAGGACAAGTCCGGGAAGCCGATCCGCGACTCCTTCGAGATACAGAACACCAATCGCCTGCTGACCGGCGACTACGACATGAAGCCCTACAAGGGCATCGCCGGCGTCAAGAACGGCTCCACCACCCATGCCGGCACCACCTTCACCGGGGTCGCCCAGCGCGGCGACCGCGTCCTCCTCGTCACCGTGATGAACCCCGGGAAGAAGGAGCACAACGAGGTCTACCGGGAGACCGCCCGCCTCTTCGACTGGGGGTTCAAGGCGTCCGGCAAGGTCGAGCCGGTGGGCACCCTCGTCGCCCCCGGCCCCGAGGGCCTGGCCACCGCCAAGCACCCCGGCGGCAGCAAGCCCGCCGAGGCCTCGGTCGCCGCGACCGGCTCCGGCTCCTCCGGCAAGTGGACGGCGGCCGGCATCGCGGGCGGCTCGCTGGTGGCGCTGGGCGCGGTCGCGTACGGGGTGCGGCGGCGCTGGCCGCGGCGCGGCTGA
- a CDS encoding metallophosphoesterase yields MVAVYVLVALTVLGLLAGVHWYLWRRLIRDTTAPGGRVRRAGTVAAFLLPSITVAALVGGRAGVPFTIERVLAWPGYLWLALVLYLTLGLLVGEAVRPLLRLLLEQRDRRHGRDRDRRGAAPAGTETPARADAPGDAVDRVAGRTQTPGHGRAPVGAAVPDPAGAGSPVRTETAPAAERTVADADADALDGPAPAEPEPAAASPAVGSSRRLFVARTVAVGAAAAATGTVGYGTYNVLRGPRIKRVTVPLAKLPRAAHGFRIAVVSDIHLGPILGRAHAQRVVDTVNRTDPDLIAVVGDLVDGRVSELGRAAEPLRGLTARHGAYFVTGNHEYFSGAAPWVDHVRELGLHPLENARVEFPAFDLAGVNDPAGEREGQGPDFQKAFGDRDPARASVLLAHQPVVIHDAVDHGVDLQLSGHTHGGQIWPGNLVAALANPTLAGLERYGDTQLYVTRGAGAWGPPVRVGAPPDVTVVQLAALRA; encoded by the coding sequence GTGGTCGCGGTCTATGTCCTGGTGGCGCTCACCGTGCTCGGCCTGCTGGCCGGGGTGCACTGGTACCTGTGGCGACGGCTCATCCGCGATACGACGGCGCCCGGCGGCCGCGTACGCCGCGCCGGCACCGTGGCGGCCTTCCTGCTCCCGTCGATCACCGTCGCCGCCCTGGTCGGCGGGCGCGCCGGCGTCCCGTTCACGATCGAGCGGGTGCTCGCCTGGCCCGGCTATCTGTGGCTGGCGCTGGTCCTGTACCTGACCCTCGGCCTGCTGGTCGGCGAGGCCGTACGGCCGCTGCTGCGACTCCTGCTGGAGCAGCGGGACCGCCGGCACGGCCGGGATCGGGACCGCCGGGGCGCCGCACCGGCCGGGACCGAGACCCCGGCCCGCGCGGACGCCCCGGGCGATGCCGTGGACCGGGTGGCGGGCCGGACGCAGACCCCGGGGCACGGGCGGGCCCCGGTCGGCGCGGCGGTCCCGGACCCGGCCGGAGCCGGCTCCCCCGTCCGTACCGAGACCGCCCCCGCGGCCGAGAGGACCGTCGCCGACGCCGACGCCGACGCTCTCGACGGTCCGGCTCCGGCCGAGCCGGAGCCGGCCGCCGCGAGCCCCGCGGTCGGGTCCTCCCGCCGGCTCTTCGTCGCCCGCACCGTCGCCGTCGGCGCCGCCGCGGCGGCCACGGGCACCGTCGGGTACGGCACGTACAACGTGCTGCGCGGCCCGCGGATCAAGCGGGTCACCGTGCCGCTGGCGAAGCTGCCGCGGGCGGCGCACGGGTTCCGGATCGCCGTGGTCAGCGACATCCACCTGGGCCCGATCCTGGGCCGCGCGCACGCCCAGCGGGTGGTCGACACCGTCAACCGCACCGACCCGGACCTGATCGCCGTCGTCGGCGACCTGGTCGACGGCCGCGTGTCGGAGCTCGGCCGCGCCGCCGAACCGCTGCGCGGGCTCACCGCCCGCCACGGGGCGTACTTCGTCACCGGCAACCACGAGTACTTCTCCGGCGCCGCGCCCTGGGTGGACCACGTCCGGGAGCTGGGGCTGCACCCGCTGGAGAACGCCCGGGTGGAGTTCCCCGCCTTCGACCTCGCGGGGGTCAACGACCCCGCCGGCGAGAGGGAGGGCCAGGGCCCCGACTTCCAGAAGGCGTTCGGCGACCGCGACCCGGCCCGAGCCTCCGTGCTCCTCGCCCACCAGCCGGTGGTGATCCACGACGCCGTCGACCACGGCGTGGACCTCCAACTGTCCGGGCACACCCACGGCGGTCAGATATGGCCCGGCAACCTCGTCGCCGCCCTCGCCAACCCCACCCTGGCCGGCCTGGAGCGCTACGGCGACACCCAGCTCTACGTCACCCGCGGCGCGGGCGCCTGGGGCCCGCCGGTGCGCGTGGGCGCGCCGCCGGACGTCACGGTCGTCCAGCTCGCGGCCCTGCGCGCCTGA
- a CDS encoding methyltransferase domain-containing protein — MTDTPRNITPDHVADHYDRLTDVLDEASEGNLHFGYWPAPHDGSSVEVAAARLADHVIHKLGEVAGRRVLNVGCDSGKPAVRLALATPVDEVVGVTISPVQVDRATARAEREGVADRVRFQRADAMQLPFPDDSFDAVWVVECLFHLHSPAQALGEIARVLRPGGRLAVMDIVLREPIAAQEREAYERAASMFAIPDHIELAEYPRLISGAGLRLEELADLGDDIIGPSHQALEAAALAKPDAFAAAFGVKSDQFDGHVAEFKRIGAALDLGYVVLTARRPG; from the coding sequence ATGACCGACACACCGCGGAACATCACCCCCGACCACGTGGCGGACCACTACGACCGGCTCACCGACGTCCTCGACGAGGCGTCGGAGGGGAACCTGCACTTCGGCTACTGGCCGGCCCCGCACGACGGGAGCTCGGTGGAGGTGGCCGCCGCCCGGCTGGCCGACCACGTCATCCACAAGCTCGGCGAGGTCGCCGGCCGCCGGGTCCTGAACGTGGGCTGCGACTCCGGGAAGCCGGCCGTGCGGCTGGCCCTGGCCACGCCGGTCGACGAGGTCGTCGGCGTCACCATCAGCCCCGTGCAGGTCGATCGGGCGACGGCGCGCGCCGAGCGCGAGGGGGTCGCCGACCGGGTGCGCTTCCAGCGCGCCGACGCCATGCAGCTGCCCTTCCCCGACGACTCGTTCGACGCGGTGTGGGTGGTGGAGTGCCTGTTCCACCTGCACAGCCCGGCCCAGGCCCTGGGGGAGATCGCGCGCGTGCTGCGCCCCGGTGGGCGGCTCGCGGTAATGGACATCGTGCTGCGGGAGCCGATCGCGGCGCAGGAGCGCGAGGCCTACGAGCGCGCCGCCTCGATGTTCGCGATCCCGGACCACATCGAGCTGGCGGAGTACCCGCGACTGATCAGCGGGGCGGGGCTGCGCCTGGAGGAGCTGGCCGACTTAGGCGACGACATCATCGGCCCGTCCCATCAGGCTCTGGAAGCCGCCGCCCTGGCCAAGCCGGACGCCTTCGCGGCGGCTTTCGGCGTCAAGAGCGACCAGTTCGACGGGCATGTCGCGGAGTTCAAGCGGATCGGCGCGGCGCTCGACCTCGGCTACGTGGTGCTGACCGCGAGGCGCCCCGGCTGA
- a CDS encoding HAMP domain-containing sensor histidine kinase, translating to MRRPARAGPHSLRVRLTLSNIGVLALGLAIAAWVSVLGIRHYMISIIDEDLIGSRTGLERAGVGDADLATVAALAEVGDEIIPSRRARTLFVVLDAEGRVRPFTGVPVDRAQRALAAAVTDPAALTRRREPADARVAGAPYRVTALRAEGGRLVLMGTSTEAVRDTVRKVVRLELAAGAALITLLGTATFIGARRRLRPLEDMVETASAIAEGSPDGAPDGLNLSRRVASRGRGGGAEVEQLRTALNAMLQQVEAAFVTREHAAAHLRRFVADASHELRTPLAAIRGYLQLYEKGMLGDGAERSRALARMGAETERMARLVDELLALARLDQRPRLRPRPVDLATAVRGAVCDLRAQQPARPVTLVLPEGAGPVPVLADEPSLQQVVCNLLANVRVHTPVEAAVRVTVGHVGDRVLLRVADAGPGMRPEDADRVFDRFFRGGTAEGSGLGMAVVRAAVEAQGGTVEVRTAPGAGLTATVLLPRAAAGPDEAGAGGAGAGGAGAGGAAERAGGADTGAGAGAAEAPGPGTDASGAGGAAAGGAGAAGRPGLGAG from the coding sequence GTGCGGCGGCCGGCGCGGGCCGGCCCGCACAGCCTGCGGGTCCGGCTGACGCTCAGCAACATCGGGGTGCTGGCCCTGGGCCTCGCCATCGCGGCCTGGGTCAGCGTGCTGGGCATCCGGCACTACATGATCTCCATCATCGACGAGGACCTGATCGGCAGCCGCACCGGCCTGGAGCGGGCCGGGGTCGGCGACGCGGACCTGGCCACGGTCGCCGCCCTCGCCGAGGTCGGCGACGAGATCATCCCGTCCCGCCGGGCCCGCACCCTGTTCGTGGTCCTGGACGCCGAAGGGCGGGTGCGGCCCTTCACGGGCGTTCCGGTGGACCGGGCGCAGCGCGCGCTGGCCGCCGCCGTCACCGACCCGGCCGCCCTCACCCGGCGCCGCGAGCCGGCCGACGCCCGGGTGGCCGGGGCGCCGTACCGGGTGACCGCGCTGCGCGCGGAGGGCGGTCGGCTGGTCCTGATGGGCACCTCCACCGAGGCAGTCCGGGACACCGTCCGCAAGGTGGTGCGGCTGGAGCTGGCCGCGGGCGCGGCGCTCATCACGCTGCTGGGCACGGCCACCTTCATCGGCGCGCGCCGCCGGCTGCGCCCGCTGGAGGACATGGTGGAGACCGCCTCCGCCATCGCCGAGGGCAGCCCGGACGGGGCCCCGGACGGCCTCAACCTCTCCCGCCGGGTGGCCTCCCGCGGGCGCGGCGGCGGGGCCGAGGTGGAGCAGCTGCGCACCGCGCTCAACGCGATGCTCCAGCAGGTCGAGGCGGCCTTCGTCACCCGCGAGCACGCGGCCGCGCACCTCCGCCGGTTCGTCGCCGACGCCTCCCACGAGCTGCGCACCCCGCTGGCCGCGATCCGCGGCTACCTCCAGCTGTACGAGAAGGGGATGCTCGGCGACGGCGCGGAGCGGTCGCGCGCCCTGGCCCGGATGGGCGCCGAGACGGAGCGCATGGCCCGGCTGGTCGACGAGTTGCTGGCGCTGGCCCGCCTGGACCAGCGCCCGCGGCTGCGGCCGCGCCCCGTCGACCTGGCGACGGCGGTGCGCGGGGCGGTCTGCGACCTGCGCGCCCAGCAGCCGGCGCGGCCGGTGACACTGGTCCTGCCGGAGGGCGCCGGCCCGGTACCGGTACTCGCCGACGAGCCCAGCCTGCAGCAGGTCGTCTGCAATCTGTTGGCCAACGTCCGGGTGCACACCCCCGTCGAGGCGGCGGTGCGGGTGACGGTCGGTCACGTCGGTGACCGGGTGCTGCTGCGGGTGGCCGACGCCGGCCCCGGCATGCGCCCCGAAGACGCCGACCGCGTCTTCGACCGCTTCTTCCGGGGCGGTACGGCGGAGGGCAGCGGCCTCGGCATGGCGGTCGTCCGCGCGGCGGTGGAGGCCCAGGGCGGCACGGTCGAGGTGCGCACGGCACCGGGGGCGGGCCTCACGGCCACGGTGCTGCTGCCGCGGGCGGCCGCGGGTCCGGACGAGGCGGGCGCGGGTGGGGCGGGTGCGGGCGGGGCGGGCGCGGGCGGTGCGGCGGAGAGAGCCGGCGGGGCGGACACGGGTGCGGGTGCGGGTGCGGCGGAGGCGCCGGGACCCGGCACCGACGCATCCGGCGCGGGCGGGGCGGCGGCCGGCGGGGCCGGGGCCGCCGGCCGCCCGGGGCTCGGTGCCGGGTGA
- a CDS encoding response regulator transcription factor, whose translation MSAADSGGATVLVVEDEPSIADVLAITLRFHGFTVLTAGGVHAAVELAREARPDAVLLDIALPDGDGRQVCRVLRAERADLAVVFLTARDAPAEVVHGLALGGDDYITKPFNVDEVVARVRAVLRRTRPPAGPDAPPPPRPPVLRHGDLELDEATYTVRRGGRSVDLTPTEFALLRHLVRHADRIVPKEQLLRHVWRYEHAVESTVVETYISYLRRKLDPLGPPLIRTRRGVGYGLRPADPG comes from the coding sequence ATGAGTGCGGCAGACAGCGGCGGCGCCACGGTTCTCGTCGTCGAGGACGAGCCGAGCATCGCGGACGTCCTCGCCATCACGCTCCGGTTCCACGGCTTCACCGTGCTCACCGCCGGCGGGGTGCACGCGGCCGTGGAGCTGGCCCGGGAGGCCCGCCCGGACGCGGTGCTGCTGGACATCGCGCTGCCCGACGGCGACGGCCGCCAGGTGTGCCGGGTGTTGCGCGCCGAGCGGGCCGACCTGGCCGTCGTCTTCCTCACCGCGCGCGACGCGCCCGCCGAGGTGGTGCACGGCCTCGCCCTCGGCGGGGACGACTACATCACCAAGCCGTTCAACGTCGACGAGGTCGTGGCGCGCGTCCGGGCCGTACTGCGCCGCACCCGGCCGCCCGCCGGACCGGACGCCCCGCCGCCGCCCCGGCCGCCGGTGCTGCGCCACGGCGACCTCGAACTGGACGAGGCCACCTACACGGTCCGGCGCGGCGGCCGGAGCGTCGACCTGACCCCGACGGAGTTCGCCCTGCTGCGGCACCTGGTGCGGCACGCGGACCGGATCGTGCCCAAGGAGCAGCTGCTGCGCCACGTGTGGCGGTACGAGCACGCCGTCGAGTCGACCGTGGTGGAGACCTACATCAGCTATCTGCGGCGCAAGCTCGACCCGCTGGGCCCGCCGCTGATACGGACCCGGCGGGGCGTGGGGTACGGGCTGCGACCGGCCGATCCGGGGTGA
- a CDS encoding MMPL family transporter, whose translation MAAWARWCLRHRLMVLLLWLGALLGTAGAAGVQGSAYSNVFSFPGTESSRALERMEAAFPQRAGDTDTVVWQVDEGRSVRDPAVRRRMEAALADIAELPDVGTVVSPYQPEGAAQTSRDRRIAYAEVTFTKQAFELDGDDIRRVIDRAEAARAEGLRVELGGQAIEQAQEPPAGLSEAVGLGAAAVVLFLAFGSLFAMLLPLVNAVFAVGTGLSGLVLLSHAVDMPDVAPLMGSLIGLGVGIDYALFIVGRHRKGLRAGLTPQESAVRALDTSGRAVMFAGGTVCIALLAMFSLRLGFLDGVAIAATVTTLLSVLAAITLLPAMFGFLGPKVLSRRERRALAERGPLQEEAPGGTAVRWARFVERRPAALAAVAVAVMAVLAFPAASLRLGTNDQGNQPESQTTRQAYDLLAEGFGPGFNGPLLMVAELPGGERDQRALTRLVTRVGATEGVARVAPLPAPPRSTTRVIQVVPTTSPQAERTDRLIDTLRDDLVPRAERGTTMEVDIGGATAIQKDFAAVIGDRLPPFIALIVGLGALLLLVAFRSVVVPLTAAVMNLVAAAASFGVLVAIFQWGWGMDLLGLGKEGPIISFLPVIMLPLLFGLSMDYQVFLVSRMHEKWVHTRDNGRAVRAGLADTGRVINCAALIMICVFASFVLSGDRGGVMAGIGLAGAVALDAFVLRMVLVPALMHLIGPANWWLPPWLDRRLPHLAVDPPDEARRADDDPGARGAGEERALVGDG comes from the coding sequence ATGGCGGCATGGGCACGCTGGTGCCTCAGGCACCGGCTGATGGTTCTCCTGCTGTGGCTGGGCGCGCTGCTGGGCACCGCGGGCGCCGCCGGCGTCCAGGGCAGCGCGTACTCCAACGTGTTCAGCTTCCCCGGGACCGAGTCCTCGCGGGCGCTGGAGCGGATGGAGGCGGCCTTCCCCCAGCGGGCCGGGGACACCGACACGGTGGTGTGGCAGGTGGACGAGGGCCGTTCGGTGCGCGACCCGGCGGTGCGACGGCGGATGGAGGCGGCCCTGGCCGACATCGCCGAACTTCCCGACGTGGGCACGGTGGTGAGCCCGTACCAGCCCGAGGGTGCGGCGCAGACCAGCCGGGACCGCCGGATCGCGTACGCCGAAGTCACCTTCACCAAGCAGGCGTTCGAGCTCGACGGCGACGACATCCGCCGGGTCATCGACCGCGCCGAGGCGGCCCGCGCCGAGGGGCTGCGGGTGGAGCTGGGCGGCCAGGCCATCGAGCAGGCCCAGGAGCCGCCGGCCGGGCTGTCGGAGGCGGTGGGTCTCGGGGCCGCGGCCGTCGTCCTCTTTCTCGCCTTCGGCTCGCTCTTCGCCATGCTGCTGCCGCTGGTCAACGCGGTCTTCGCGGTCGGGACCGGACTGTCGGGGCTGGTGCTGCTCAGCCACGCCGTGGACATGCCGGACGTGGCCCCGCTGATGGGCAGTCTGATCGGGCTCGGTGTCGGCATCGACTACGCGCTGTTCATCGTGGGCCGGCACCGCAAGGGGCTGCGGGCCGGGCTGACCCCGCAGGAGTCGGCCGTACGGGCGCTGGACACCTCCGGCCGCGCGGTGATGTTCGCCGGCGGCACGGTCTGCATCGCGCTGCTGGCGATGTTCTCGCTGCGGCTGGGCTTCCTCGACGGCGTGGCCATCGCCGCCACCGTCACCACCCTGCTCAGCGTGCTGGCCGCGATCACCCTGCTGCCCGCGATGTTCGGCTTCCTGGGGCCGAAGGTGCTCAGCCGCCGGGAGCGGCGGGCGCTGGCCGAGCGGGGACCGCTCCAGGAGGAGGCGCCCGGCGGGACGGCCGTGCGCTGGGCCCGGTTCGTGGAGCGGCGGCCGGCGGCGCTGGCCGCCGTCGCGGTGGCGGTGATGGCGGTGCTGGCGTTCCCGGCGGCGTCGCTGCGGCTGGGCACCAACGACCAGGGCAACCAGCCCGAGTCGCAGACCACCCGGCAGGCGTACGACCTGCTCGCCGAGGGCTTCGGGCCCGGCTTCAACGGGCCGCTGCTGATGGTCGCCGAACTCCCCGGCGGGGAGCGGGACCAGCGGGCGCTCACCCGCCTGGTCACCCGGGTGGGCGCGACAGAGGGCGTGGCGCGGGTGGCCCCGCTGCCCGCCCCGCCCCGGTCGACGACCCGCGTGATCCAGGTGGTGCCGACCACCTCGCCGCAGGCGGAGCGGACCGACCGGCTGATCGACACGCTGCGCGACGACCTGGTGCCACGGGCCGAGCGCGGCACCACGATGGAGGTCGACATCGGCGGGGCCACCGCCATCCAGAAGGACTTCGCCGCCGTCATCGGCGACCGGCTGCCGCCCTTCATCGCGCTGATCGTCGGCCTCGGCGCGCTGCTGCTGCTGGTCGCCTTCCGCAGCGTGGTGGTGCCGCTGACGGCGGCCGTGATGAACCTGGTCGCGGCGGCCGCCTCCTTCGGCGTCCTGGTGGCGATCTTCCAGTGGGGCTGGGGCATGGACCTGCTGGGGCTGGGCAAGGAGGGGCCGATCATCTCCTTCCTGCCGGTGATCATGCTGCCGCTGCTGTTCGGGCTGTCGATGGACTACCAGGTCTTCCTGGTCAGCCGGATGCACGAGAAGTGGGTGCACACCCGGGACAACGGGCGGGCGGTGCGGGCCGGGCTCGCCGACACCGGACGGGTCATCAACTGCGCGGCGCTCATCATGATCTGCGTCTTCGCCTCCTTCGTGCTCAGCGGCGACCGGGGCGGCGTCATGGCGGGCATCGGCCTGGCCGGCGCGGTGGCACTGGACGCGTTCGTGCTGCGCATGGTGCTGGTGCCGGCCCTGATGCACCTCATCGGGCCCGCCAACTGGTGGCTGCCGCCCTGGCTGGACCGGCGGCTGCCGCACCTGGCGGTCGACCCGCCGGACGAGGCGCGCCGCGCCGACGACGACCCCGGCGCCCGGGGTGCGGGTGAGGAGCGCGCCCTGGTGGGGGACGGCTGA